ATTTCACAGGCATCGATCTTGCTTATTATATTGGTATTGAACGCTACCAAGAAACTCGCGACCCTAAGGACAAACCCTCACCTTTAATCGTTGAGAAGTTCGCCAAGGGGGAATGGGGTAGAAAGACGAAAAAGGGTTTTTATTCTTATGAGTAGAGAATCCCCAATGTTTGAATAATTCTTCCTAATGAGAACGTTAACATAGCAATCAAAGTGGCAGTATTACATTTTTAGTTCGAAAGACATTGACCAAGCTATATAATTTTTTTAAGGAGGGGAAAAGCATGAATACTGATTATCTTTCCCTAGAAGGAAAGGTCGCGATAGTGACTGGAGGGAGCCGTGGTATAGGGAAAGCTATTGCCTTAACTTTAGCCGATGCCGGAGCTGATGTGGTGGTAAGTAGTCGCAAGCTTGCTGATTTAGAATTGGTGGCTGAAGAAATTAGAGGATTGGGGAAACGCTCTCTGGCGGTAGCTGCCCATGTCAGAGAAAGTGAGGATATTCGAAATTTAGTAGAAAAGGCTAAAAAAGAGTTTGGCAGGATTGATATTTTGGTAAATAATGCGGCAACAAATCCTGCCATGGGTCCTTTGGTTGACATGGATGAGAAGATGTATGATCAAATAATGAATACTAATCTCAAAGGGTATACCTTGCTAAGCCAGTTAGCAGCAAAACAAATGATTAGCCAAGGCGGGGGAAGTATTGTCAATATTGCTTCAGTATTGGGAGTTACCCCAGACAAGGGGCTGGGTCTTTATTGCATTAGCAAAGCCGGTATAATCATGCTGACAAAGGCAATGGCCAAAGAGTTGGGAGAATTCAATATTCGAGTAAATGCTATCGCTCCGGGAGTAATCCAAACCAGTTTCAGTCAGGCTTTGTGGACTAATGAAGTGTTAATGAAAGAGGAGATGAAGAATACTCCCTTGAAACGGATAGCTCAGCCGGAAGAGGTAGGGAGAACCGCTCTTTATCTAGCCTCAAACGCTTCAGCTTATGTAACAGGTCAAACGATCATCATGGATGGCGGCGGTTCAATCTAGTTTCGGATATAGTTTTAATCATTAAGGTATAGGGGGATTTCAATGACCAAAACATCCGTTTCAATAGTAAAAGTTAAAGATGTTTACGAGTCACTGAAGGAGAGCATAAATTTAAGCGATGGGTTTGCATGTTTGAATATCAATGACAAAATCCTGATCAAGCCCAACATTGTTAGTTGGGATTTTGACTTACCCTTTCCTCCCTATGGCGTAGTAACCACCAGTACCGTAATGGAGGCATTAGTTCGTATCCTGGCCGAACATGGTTTTCGGGATATAGCGATTGGCGAGGGCTCTCTTCCTACGTTAAGCCCAAAAGGGGAAGTTGTTTACGAAAAGTTGGGATATTTTAAACTTCAGGAGCGCTACGGGGTCAAATTGTTGGACTTTAACCAAGGAGAGTTTGTAGCTACAGATTATGGTGACGGGATTATGCTGGACATTGCCAAACAGGCTTTGGAAGCTGACAAGATTATCAACGTCCCAGTGTTAAAAACACATAGTCAAGCCAAAGTGTCTTTAGGTATTAAAAACCTGAAAGGATGCCTCAATAAAGAATCCAAACAGATCTGTCATGGAGTGGGTAACGAGGAACTTAATCTGATGTTCCCTCGTATCATTGAAAAGTTGCCAGTAGCATTGACCATCATTGATGGCCTATATACCCTAGAAAAGGGCCCTTCTCACACCGGAAGAGCATTTAGAAAAGATCTCCTGATAGTTTCTCGTGATCCTTTTGCCTGCGATCTTGTGGGGGCAGCCTTACTCGGTTATCCAGCAAACGAGGTGGATCATCTGGCTAATTACGCGAGGCGGCACGGGTTAAGCTTGGAACTGTCAGATTATGAAATTACAGGGGAGAGCGTGACTGATCAACGAGAATTTGTAAACTATGATTGGGAGTGGTCGGAAGACGATACCGGTCCCGCCGGTTTTAAAAGGAGCGGTATAACAGGGCTAGCGGTACGCAAGTATGATAGTAGTCTGTGTACTGGTTGTTCTGTTCAATATAATCCTATGTTGATACTTCTTTCCTCGGCTTTCAAAGGAAAGCCCTTTCCAAATGTTGAGTTAGTAAGCGGCAAGCAACAGCTGGCATCCTCTGGTTTTGATAGGTCCGTCCTATTTGGTAAGTGTGCTTGTCACTTAAATAAGGAAAATGCCAATATTAAGAAGGCGATTCCTCTTTGGGGGTGCCCTCCTAATCTTGAAAAATTCGTTAAAGTGTTAGCTGAAGAGGGGATTAAGTGTGACTATAACGAGTATGTCCGCTTCCGTCATTATTTGTTTAGTCGCTACAAGGAGAATGAAGGTTTCAAGCTTACGGATTGGGCGATTGAATAATATACCTCTAATACTCCCTTATTAGACTATTTTAGTCTCATTGAGGAGGTGATCCGACACGGTATAGAAAGTGGGGAAGTTTCCAAAACAGATATAAGAGTAGCTCGTCAAATGATTTTCGGGTCCCTAGATGTATCTACAACCGATTGGGTAATGGCTCGCAGCCCTAGAACACTTATGAGTGAAGTCGAGCCAACGTTAGCATTATTTGAAGGCGCATCGGTTAAAGAAAAAACCGAAAGAAATAAAAAAGGTGCCGATCAACAGAAACGAGAGGAGGATATAAATGCAGATTAATAAAGTAGCGGTAATAGGGTCAGGCGTAATGGGGAGTACCATTGCTGCACATCTGGCCAACGCCGGAATTCCGAGTCTGTTGCTGGATATTGTCCCTTCCAAGCTATCCGCTAAAGAAGAAGCAGCCGGATTAACCCTCGAGGACCGAAAGGTTCGGAATAGTATTGCAGAACAAAATAAGGCCAAAATGTTGAAAATGAATCCTGCCCCATTTTTAGTCCCTGAATTTGCGGAGCGAATTGAGGTAGGAAACATTAGTGATGATTTAGGACGCTTAAGCGAAGTCGATTGGGTGATTGAGGTTGTTGTAGAACGACTCGATGTCAAGATCGATCTCTTTAAAAAGGTAGCTGCTATTGTCCGCCCAGGTACGATAGTAACTTCTAATACCTCTGGGATCTCACTAAAAGCTATGGTGGAAGGGCTTCCGGAAAGTTTTACAAAGTATTTCCTGGGTACGCACTTTTTTAATCCCCCACGCTACATGAAACTCTTAGAAATTATCCCTGGACCTACTACTGACCCAGAGGTCATGAAATTTATATGCGAATTTGGTGATCGGGCCTTGGGCAAAGGGGTTGTCATGGCTAAAGACACTCCTAATTTTATTGCGAATCGGATTGGAGCCATCGGCTCTCCTGTTTTGCTTAAGGAAATGCTTCGTTTGGGGTTAACCGTTGATGAAGTGGATGCCTTAACGGGACCTGTCATGGGACGTCCAAAGACTGCTTCATTCAAATTGATCGATCTCGTTGGCTTGGATATCTTTGTCCACTCAAACAATAATGTGGCCAATGGAGTACCAGAGGAAAAAGATGACTTTGTTTTGCCAGAGTTCATTAATACTATGATGAGTAATGGTTGGCTGGGAAACAAAGCAAAGCAAGGTTTTTATAAAAAGTCCAAAGGTCCTAAGGGTAAAGTAGTTGAAGTTTTAAATATAAATACGTTGACTTATGGTCCACAACAACCTGTAAATTTCCCTTGCTTGGAAAAGGCAAAAGCGGCAAAAGGCCTGCCTGAGAAACTTCGTATCTTAGTTAGCGGAGATGATAAAGGCTCAGAGTTTGCCTGGAATGTTTTAAAACCTACTCTTCTTTATGCTGCTAATTTAGTCAAAGATATCGCAGAAGATATTACCGGTATCGACGAAGGCATGCGTTGGGGCTACAATTGGGATCTGGGTCCCTTTGAACTATGGGATGCCCTTGGAGTCAAAGCTACAGCTGATCGTATAGTCAAAGAAGGCGGTAAATTGCCTGCGATCGTAGAGGAATTACTCGCTAAAGGATATGAAAGCTTCTATCAGACCGAGGCTGGAGAGATTTCTTTCTATGATGCTGGAGCTTATAAGCAAAAAGCAGTCAGCCCATACACGTTCTCGTTGAAGAAAGCTCATAAGACAGGCAAGGTAATAGTAAGCAATGCTGGTGCGAGCCTCGTTGACCTTGGCGATGGGGTAGCCTGTTTAGAGTTCACCTCTCCAAATAACTCCATCAATACGGATGTAGTTGACATGATCTTTAAGTCCGTGGCTGAAGTGGAGAAGAATTACCAAGGTATGGTAATCGGCAACCAAGGGAAGAATTTCTGCGTTGGTGCTAACCTCGTAGCTATTCTCCAGGAAGCGGAGAAAGCAAACTGGACTGATCTGGATCAGGGTATTCGTGACTTACAAAATGCTACAATGGCCTTGAAATATGCTAAGAAACCTGTCGTAGCGGCTCCTTTCGGTATGACCCTCGGCGGTGGAGCTGAAGTTTGTCTACACTCTCATGCTATTCAAGCCTCGTCCGAACTCTATATGGGACTCGTTGAAGTCGGTGTTGGCTTAATCCCTGCCGGCGGTGGAACGAAGGAATTGGCTGTTCGGGCAATGGAAGGGGTTTTGCCGGGCGTACAAGTTACTCCAGACTACTTCTTTGCCAAACGCTTTGAAATGATTGCCATGGCCCAAGTTTCAAACAGTGCGGAAAAAGCTCGTCAACTTGGTTTCTTGAGAGACTATGATCGCTATAGCATGAACCCAGAGCATATCATTATGGATGCTAAGGCACGAGTTATTGACTTAGCTCGTAACTTCAGACCAAATTTACCATCAAAGGTGAAAATTGCTGGTCCTGGTGTCCGTGGCACTTTAGATTTGGCGATGTATGGAATGCTCGAAGGGCATTATATCTCAGAGTATGATCAGTATATTGGCAATAAACTGGCTTATGCAATAACCGGTGGGGACCGCCCGGCTGGAATGCTCGTCGATGAGCAATATCTCTTAGATCTTGAACGAGAAGTCTTTTTGAGCTTACTTGGAGAAGCGAAGACACTGGATCGCATCCGTCATATGCTCACAAAAGGCAAGCCATTACGTAATTAGGGGGGAAAAGCATGCAAGAAGCATACATTGTACAGGCTAAGCGGACAGCCATTGGTAAATCGGGCAAAGGTAGCTTGGCTCAGGTTCGTCCGGATGATTTAGGTGCTTATGTAATACAGGATGTTCTTAGAAATGTTCCTTCTCTTAAAACGGAAGAGATTGAGGACTTCGTACTTGGTTGTTCTTTTCCAGAAGGAGAGCAAGGGATGAATATGGCCAGAATTATGGCTCTGCGCGCTGGCCTTCCGCTGGACGTTGCAGGTGTGACCATTAATCGCTTTTGCTCGTCAGGACTGCAGGCGATCTCTATGGCAGCAGATCGGATTCGCTTGGGTGAAGCAGATGTGATGCTCGCAGGCGGAGCAGAAAGCATGTCTATTGTCCCGATGGGTGGGAGTAAACCAGCACCGAATCCATTTATGCTGGCGAATGCTCCAGAAGTCTATTTATCGATGGGCATTACCGCTGAGAATGTGGCAAAAAAATATGAAGTCACTCGTGATCAGCAAGATGCTTTCGCAGTACAAAGCCACCAGAAAGCTTATGCTGCACAAAGCAGTGGACGTTTTGATGACGAGATTGTTCCAATTCCACTACCCACTTGGGGAAAACCGGGTGAAAAATGGTTCAAAACAGATGAGGGGATTCGCCCGGAAACCACTATGGAATCGTTGGCTAAACTCCGGCCAGCCTTCTTGAATGGAGGCTCAGTCACGGCAGGGAACTCGTCCCAGACCAGTGATGGTGCAGCAATCACTCTTATGATGTCGGAATCAAAAATCAAGGAACTGGGCGTGAAACCAATAGCTGTTTGGCGTGGTTTTGCAGTTGCCGGTGTAGAACCCGAACTGATGGGCATTGGTCCGATTAAGGCCATCCCTAAAGTTTTGAAACAAGTCGGACTGAAACTTGAGGATATCGATATATTTGAGTTGAATGAAGCGTTTGCCTCTCAATCGCTGGCGATCATTAAGACGCTGGACATAAACCCGGCTAAAATCAATCCTAACGGTGGAGCAATTGCTTTTGGACACCCACTCGGCTGTACTGGGGCCAAGCTTACTGCAACCTTACTTTCTGAGTTGACAAAACAAAAGAAGAAATATGGCATGGTTACAATGTGCATCGGTGGCGGCATGGGAGCAGCTGGCGTGTACGAATTACTGTAGAGTCATGAAAACAAGTGGTCTTTGCAAGTTACGTTCTGCAATGCCTATCGTCATTGTAAACTCAACAGACGTATTCGCTTAGCAAAGACCTCTTAGTTTCCTTATACTATCAGAAAGTATAAACTTGCATTATATACTTTCAGTGCATCTAAGGCGTCCGCCTTCGCCAAGGGTCTTTTCTCGCCACCCTTGGCTACAGGGACACTCGGCCGCCTTGCAAGAAGGCTAATATGTGCGAAGACTGTGTCTTCGGGCGCCAGCTAAAAGATGGGGACTGGATACAACTGGGGATTGGTACGATGCCAAATGCCTTGGGGTAATTGATTGCTCAGTCTGATTTAAAAGATTTAGGAGTTTATACTAAGATGCACGCTGACAGTTTTGTGGATAGGGTGGAAGCAGGGCGAATTTCTGGACGGAAAACCAAATTAATCTAGGTCGGATTGTGTATACTTTCGCTGGAGGAACTCAAAAACTTTATGATTTTATTGACAACAATCCCCAGGTAGCGGGTTATCCTGTGGATTACACTAATGACCGGGTCATAGCTAGTAGTAACGACAATCTTGTCTCAACCAATAATGCGCTCGAAATCGATCTTCTGGTCAAGTGTGTTCGGAGACGGTTGGTCCTCGTATGATCAGCGGAGTTGGTGGACAACTGGGATTCGTAGATGCAGCTTATAACTCAAAAGGCGGAAGAAGTTTATTTGTATGTCTTTAACATATACTGACCCGGAAGGAAAAATGCATTCCCGCATTAACCCCCTCTTAACAACTGGAGCGGTTGTAACGGATACTCGGCCCACGGTTCAATATGTTGTGACAGAGTATGGGATGGTTAATCTCAAAGGGCAAACAACCTGGCAACGGGCGGAGAAATTAATCAGCCTTGCCCATCCCGATTTCAGAGAGGATTTAATCCGCGAAGCGCAAAAATTGAATATGGCGTAGAAAAAAAGAATTAAGAAGTAGAGAAAAGGCCTCAATGTGAATATCTATTCAAAAGTAAGATCTCCTTCAGATTAAAAAATCAAACCGTGAAGGTTTTTTTTTATAACTATAATTTAGTTCTGCATCTAGGATTCATTATATAGGTGTATACGATCCATACAGTGTAGAGATTCTGTTTTGTATCAATTCCATACACTTAAGTCTATGTTTCAACCGACTGACTTGGTATTTAGAAGGGCCTAGAAATAATTATTGGATGGCACAAAAATTGCATTAATCAATAAATGTTATCAGAATATTTAAAAAGAAATGCGGAGAATATTAAACTTTACCTGTAAAATCAAAATTATATGGGTAAGAAGGATAGGTAGTGGATATTGAGATTTTTTTTTGGTAAACATAGACAGAAAATTCTAAAAATAATAAAAATATAAGGAGGAAAAGGATGAATAATAAGAAAAAATTGTGGCTTAATAGTTACCCCCAAGGTATTAGGTATCATATTAATTATCCCTATAAATCGCTAGGTCAAATACTTGATGAGACAGTGGACAAAATGCCGGATGCACTGGCAATGATTTTTAGCGACCAACGAGTTACCTACAGGCAATTTGGGGATCAGGTCAACCGCTTTGCAGGAGCTTTAGCGGATATCGGCATAGTAAAAGGAGATCGTGTGGGGCTGATGGGTCCGAATTGTCCACAATGGGAAATTGCTTTCTATGCCTTGCTCAAATTAGGCGCAATTGTTGTGCAAACTAACCCCATGTATATAGAACGGGAAATTGCTTACCAAATGAACGATTCCGGTGCTACTACCATTATTGTCTTAGAAATGTTGTATCCCAGGGTAAAGAATATTGTTGAGGAAACGTCCTTACAACGGGTGATTGTCTTTAACTTTTTGGCTCCAGTCCAGCCATCAGAAGGCTTGTTCTCATATGATGAACTGATTAAGCATGATCCTGTTTATCCCAACGTAGCCATTAATCCCATCGATGACCTCGCTGTCTTACAGTACACGGGTGGTACGACGGGAGTATCAAAAGGTGTTATGCTCACGCACTATAATTTGATCGCCAATACCCTTCAAGTTCTAGAATGGGACGCTAAAACCCAGTATGGAAAAGAACGGATTCTCACGATTCTACCGATATTTCATGTCTATGGCATGACTGATTGCATGAATTATGCTGTGACTATTGCGGCAACACAGATAATTTTGCCGCGCTTTGACGTAGATCAAGTGCTGGAAACCATTCGTGTTCATAAGCCGACTTTTTTCCCTGGTGCACCAACGATGTTTATGGCAATTAATAGTCATCCCCGTGTTGCAGAATATCGTGAGAGCTTAGTGGCGATCAGATCCTGTACGAGCGGTTCAGCACCGCTGCCCTTAGAGGTTGCTCAAAAATTTGCTAAGGTAACGCATGGTGAAGGAAATTTAGTCGAGGGGTATGGTTTGTCTGAAGGATCTCCTGTAACACATTGTAATCCGCTCGATCGTCCTTCGCTTAATGGTTCTATCGGTTTACCACTCCCGGATACTGATTACGTGATCATGGATTTGGAGACGGGTGACTGGGAAGTTCCCGTGGGGGAAATAGGGGAATTATGCATTCGAGGCCCTCAAGTGATGAAAGGGTATTGGGAAAAGCCCATAGAAACAGCTGAAACTTTGCGTAATGGCTGGTTGCATACGGGTGACATAGGCAGAATGGACGAAGATGGATTCTGCTATATTATCGACCGCAAGAAGG
This Desulfosporosinus orientis DSM 765 DNA region includes the following protein-coding sequences:
- a CDS encoding SDR family NAD(P)-dependent oxidoreductase, with the translated sequence MNTDYLSLEGKVAIVTGGSRGIGKAIALTLADAGADVVVSSRKLADLELVAEEIRGLGKRSLAVAAHVRESEDIRNLVEKAKKEFGRIDILVNNAATNPAMGPLVDMDEKMYDQIMNTNLKGYTLLSQLAAKQMISQGGGSIVNIASVLGVTPDKGLGLYCISKAGIIMLTKAMAKELGEFNIRVNAIAPGVIQTSFSQALWTNEVLMKEEMKNTPLKRIAQPEEVGRTALYLASNASAYVTGQTIIMDGGGSI
- a CDS encoding 3-hydroxyacyl-CoA dehydrogenase/enoyl-CoA hydratase family protein encodes the protein MQINKVAVIGSGVMGSTIAAHLANAGIPSLLLDIVPSKLSAKEEAAGLTLEDRKVRNSIAEQNKAKMLKMNPAPFLVPEFAERIEVGNISDDLGRLSEVDWVIEVVVERLDVKIDLFKKVAAIVRPGTIVTSNTSGISLKAMVEGLPESFTKYFLGTHFFNPPRYMKLLEIIPGPTTDPEVMKFICEFGDRALGKGVVMAKDTPNFIANRIGAIGSPVLLKEMLRLGLTVDEVDALTGPVMGRPKTASFKLIDLVGLDIFVHSNNNVANGVPEEKDDFVLPEFINTMMSNGWLGNKAKQGFYKKSKGPKGKVVEVLNINTLTYGPQQPVNFPCLEKAKAAKGLPEKLRILVSGDDKGSEFAWNVLKPTLLYAANLVKDIAEDITGIDEGMRWGYNWDLGPFELWDALGVKATADRIVKEGGKLPAIVEELLAKGYESFYQTEAGEISFYDAGAYKQKAVSPYTFSLKKAHKTGKVIVSNAGASLVDLGDGVACLEFTSPNNSINTDVVDMIFKSVAEVEKNYQGMVIGNQGKNFCVGANLVAILQEAEKANWTDLDQGIRDLQNATMALKYAKKPVVAAPFGMTLGGGAEVCLHSHAIQASSELYMGLVEVGVGLIPAGGGTKELAVRAMEGVLPGVQVTPDYFFAKRFEMIAMAQVSNSAEKARQLGFLRDYDRYSMNPEHIIMDAKARVIDLARNFRPNLPSKVKIAGPGVRGTLDLAMYGMLEGHYISEYDQYIGNKLAYAITGGDRPAGMLVDEQYLLDLEREVFLSLLGEAKTLDRIRHMLTKGKPLRN
- a CDS encoding long-chain-fatty-acid--CoA ligase yields the protein MNNKKKLWLNSYPQGIRYHINYPYKSLGQILDETVDKMPDALAMIFSDQRVTYRQFGDQVNRFAGALADIGIVKGDRVGLMGPNCPQWEIAFYALLKLGAIVVQTNPMYIEREIAYQMNDSGATTIIVLEMLYPRVKNIVEETSLQRVIVFNFLAPVQPSEGLFSYDELIKHDPVYPNVAINPIDDLAVLQYTGGTTGVSKGVMLTHYNLIANTLQVLEWDAKTQYGKERILTILPIFHVYGMTDCMNYAVTIAATQIILPRFDVDQVLETIRVHKPTFFPGAPTMFMAINSHPRVAEYRESLVAIRSCTSGSAPLPLEVAQKFAKVTHGEGNLVEGYGLSEGSPVTHCNPLDRPSLNGSIGLPLPDTDYVIMDLETGDWEVPVGEIGELCIRGPQVMKGYWEKPIETAETLRNGWLHTGDIGRMDEDGFCYIIDRKKDIIIAGGFNIYPRDIEEVLYEHPKVKEVVVAGVPDLYRGETVKAYIVLQPNTEANENEFIVYCKTKMAAFKVPRHVEFRDELPRTIVGKVLRRKLVEEEKAKIQTAATTES
- a CDS encoding acetyl-CoA C-acyltransferase, with product MQEAYIVQAKRTAIGKSGKGSLAQVRPDDLGAYVIQDVLRNVPSLKTEEIEDFVLGCSFPEGEQGMNMARIMALRAGLPLDVAGVTINRFCSSGLQAISMAADRIRLGEADVMLAGGAESMSIVPMGGSKPAPNPFMLANAPEVYLSMGITAENVAKKYEVTRDQQDAFAVQSHQKAYAAQSSGRFDDEIVPIPLPTWGKPGEKWFKTDEGIRPETTMESLAKLRPAFLNGGSVTAGNSSQTSDGAAITLMMSESKIKELGVKPIAVWRGFAVAGVEPELMGIGPIKAIPKVLKQVGLKLEDIDIFELNEAFASQSLAIIKTLDINPAKINPNGGAIAFGHPLGCTGAKLTATLLSELTKQKKKYGMVTMCIGGGMGAAGVYELL
- a CDS encoding DUF362 domain-containing protein, with amino-acid sequence MTKTSVSIVKVKDVYESLKESINLSDGFACLNINDKILIKPNIVSWDFDLPFPPYGVVTTSTVMEALVRILAEHGFRDIAIGEGSLPTLSPKGEVVYEKLGYFKLQERYGVKLLDFNQGEFVATDYGDGIMLDIAKQALEADKIINVPVLKTHSQAKVSLGIKNLKGCLNKESKQICHGVGNEELNLMFPRIIEKLPVALTIIDGLYTLEKGPSHTGRAFRKDLLIVSRDPFACDLVGAALLGYPANEVDHLANYARRHGLSLELSDYEITGESVTDQREFVNYDWEWSEDDTGPAGFKRSGITGLAVRKYDSSLCTGCSVQYNPMLILLSSAFKGKPFPNVELVSGKQQLASSGFDRSVLFGKCACHLNKENANIKKAIPLWGCPPNLEKFVKVLAEEGIKCDYNEYVRFRHYLFSRYKENEGFKLTDWAIE